One Candidatus Anstonellales archaeon DNA window includes the following coding sequences:
- a CDS encoding Lrp/AsnC family transcriptional regulator gives MPSDILDSFDRKIIYELDLNSRQPLSRLAKKLRMSPQRLDYRLKILEKKKIIIQYITIINYRKLGSYNYYVCNLRTFGMGVAEEDAILKKLALDPKCTLLFKCEGRWDIMIGTVAKDIFEAKETFRRFLEPFKGKIEEKAIVMHIGTYHYGRRYLIEDSYLDNKISFGSDANKDMYHVTGSSTNVVDYDELDIKILGVLSSNARMPTIEIAKRLKSNAETIAYRIRELEKEKVISYYSILMMPENYKYTFYRAYVKADRMTEEEELELADYLKRFQNIFRLIYLFGAYEFAMDLVMDNTERLRIIPSSLREHYKNSTMRFEPSNITMIYKFAYFPTYVFNPHFTV, from the coding sequence CGCCTTGCAAAAAAACTTCGGATGTCCCCTCAGAGACTGGATTATCGTCTAAAGATTCTTGAAAAGAAGAAGATAATCATTCAGTACATAACTATTATCAACTACAGAAAGCTTGGAAGCTACAACTATTATGTGTGCAATTTAAGGACGTTTGGGATGGGTGTTGCTGAAGAGGATGCAATTTTAAAAAAGCTGGCTCTTGATCCAAAATGCACTCTTCTTTTCAAGTGTGAAGGACGCTGGGACATCATGATTGGTACCGTGGCAAAGGATATATTCGAAGCAAAGGAAACGTTCAGAAGATTTCTTGAACCATTTAAGGGAAAGATCGAGGAGAAGGCCATTGTGATGCATATTGGGACGTATCATTACGGGAGAAGATATCTCATAGAAGATAGCTATCTGGACAACAAAATAAGCTTTGGTAGCGATGCCAACAAGGACATGTATCATGTAACGGGGTCAAGTACTAATGTGGTTGACTATGATGAACTGGATATAAAGATACTCGGAGTCTTGTCTTCAAATGCTAGAATGCCCACTATAGAGATCGCGAAGCGGCTGAAGTCAAACGCAGAAACGATTGCTTATCGGATTAGGGAGCTTGAAAAGGAGAAAGTGATAAGTTACTACTCCATTTTGATGATGCCGGAGAACTACAAGTATACATTTTATAGAGCTTATGTTAAGGCAGATAGGATGACTGAAGAAGAAGAATTAGAGTTGGCGGACTATTTGAAGCGGTTCCAAAATATATTTAGACTGATATATCTTTTTGGGGCATATGAGTTTGCTATGGATTTGGTTATGGACAACACGGAGAGGTTGCGGATAATACCTTCAAGTTTAAGGGAACACTACAAAAACAGCACTATGAGATTTGAGCCGAGTAATATAACGATGATTTACAAGTTTGCTTATTTTCCAACCTACGTCTTTAATCCACACTTTACTGTTTAG